A window of the Rhizobium sp. N324 genome harbors these coding sequences:
- a CDS encoding aldehyde dehydrogenase (NADP(+)) — protein sequence MSWTPSGRHLIAGEWIAGTTTFRSEPAHGPAHDFAVGTTELVDRACRAAEAAFAAFSSKTSEARAIFLETIAEEIDRRGAAVTLIGTEETGLPEGRLNGERARTTGQLKLFAEHIRKGAHLDARTDAAQPDRQPAPRPEIRLVQRPIGPVAVFGASNFPLAFSTAGGDTAAALAAGCPVVVKGHSAHPGTGEIIAEAVAAAIERTGMPAGVFSLIQGGRRDVGTALVTHPAIKAVGFTGSLVGGRALFDLCAQRPEPIPFFGELGSVNPMFLLPAATAARAEAIGSGWAGSLTLGAGQFCTKPGIAVVVDGPEADRFTGAAKAALEKVAPQTMLTQGIAAAYHDGVERMRGSNAVAPVLSVKSAGRDAAPNLFETNGSAWLADHSLSEEVFGSLGLVVRVGSPEEMLSLAESFQGQLTATIQMEDADLGLARDLLPILERKAGRLLINGFPTGVEVVDSMVHGGPYPASTNFGATSVGTMSIRRFLRPVAYQNFPAGLLPLDLRN from the coding sequence ATGAGCTGGACACCCTCAGGCAGGCATCTCATCGCCGGCGAGTGGATTGCCGGGACGACGACGTTTCGCTCCGAGCCGGCGCATGGCCCGGCACATGACTTCGCTGTCGGTACGACGGAACTGGTCGACCGCGCCTGCCGCGCTGCCGAAGCCGCTTTTGCGGCCTTTTCATCAAAGACAAGCGAGGCGCGCGCCATTTTCCTCGAGACGATCGCCGAGGAAATCGACAGGCGCGGCGCGGCGGTCACCCTGATCGGAACCGAGGAAACCGGGCTCCCCGAGGGCCGGCTCAACGGTGAGCGCGCCCGCACCACGGGCCAGCTCAAGCTGTTTGCCGAGCATATCCGCAAAGGCGCGCATCTTGATGCCCGCACCGATGCGGCGCAGCCCGATCGGCAGCCGGCGCCGCGGCCTGAAATCCGCCTGGTGCAGCGGCCGATCGGCCCGGTCGCCGTTTTCGGCGCCTCGAATTTTCCGCTGGCATTTTCGACGGCCGGCGGCGACACGGCAGCCGCGCTTGCCGCCGGCTGCCCTGTCGTGGTCAAAGGACATTCGGCCCATCCCGGCACCGGTGAGATTATTGCCGAGGCGGTCGCAGCTGCGATCGAGCGCACCGGAATGCCGGCTGGCGTCTTCAGCCTGATCCAGGGCGGGCGCCGCGATGTCGGCACGGCTCTGGTGACGCATCCCGCCATCAAGGCGGTCGGCTTTACCGGGTCGCTTGTCGGCGGCCGTGCGCTTTTTGACCTTTGCGCCCAGCGCCCCGAACCGATTCCCTTTTTCGGGGAGCTCGGCAGCGTCAATCCGATGTTCCTGCTGCCGGCCGCGACCGCCGCCCGGGCTGAGGCGATCGGTTCCGGCTGGGCCGGCTCGCTGACGCTGGGCGCCGGCCAGTTCTGCACCAAACCCGGTATTGCCGTCGTCGTCGATGGGCCGGAGGCGGACAGGTTTACCGGCGCTGCCAAGGCGGCTCTTGAAAAGGTGGCGCCGCAGACGATGCTGACCCAAGGCATCGCCGCCGCCTATCACGACGGTGTCGAGCGTATGCGGGGGAGCAATGCCGTCGCGCCGGTTCTTTCTGTAAAGAGCGCCGGTCGTGACGCCGCCCCGAATCTGTTCGAGACCAATGGCTCGGCCTGGCTTGCCGATCATTCGCTCAGCGAAGAGGTGTTCGGTTCTCTCGGTCTGGTGGTGCGCGTCGGCTCGCCGGAAGAGATGCTCTCCCTTGCCGAAAGCTTCCAGGGGCAGTTGACCGCGACGATCCAAATGGAAGACGCCGATCTTGGCCTGGCCCGCGACCTGCTGCCGATCCTCGAAAGGAAGGCGGGCAGGTTGCTGATTAATGGCTTCCCGACCGGCGTCGAGGTTGTCGATTCCATGGTGCATGGCGGCCCCTATCCGGCCTCGACCAATTTCGGCGCGACCAGCGTCGGCACCATGTCGATCCGCCGGTTTCTGCGCCCCGTCGCCTACCAGAATTTCCCCGCCGGCCTGTTGCCCCTCGATCTGCGCAACTGA
- a CDS encoding ABC transporter substrate-binding protein: MKPFRSFAATLASLRAGILTCLLAMGAGATVAADNPYKLIEAGVISVGTMGDSKPYTFATADGQFTGFDIELFLNVVSRLGFPKDKVTFTGQEFSALLPSVANERFDVAVAAIGTTEARKKTVDFSDGYLAGYLSVLTADAGIKDADGLKGKRLGVVQGTLQEVYAAKNFGETDLVKFPDNNSAVAALNNGTVDAHFLDYEAAKQYGERYPALKVAVNIPSFDAPAGFVIRKGNDAFRTALNGALHDAMQDGTWKTLYEKWFPGSPMPDQYLPKK; encoded by the coding sequence ATGAAGCCTTTTCGATCATTTGCGGCCACCCTTGCGTCATTGCGGGCCGGCATTCTGACGTGCCTTCTTGCGATGGGGGCAGGCGCTACGGTTGCTGCCGACAATCCCTATAAGCTCATTGAGGCCGGGGTGATCAGCGTCGGCACGATGGGCGATTCCAAGCCCTATACGTTTGCGACGGCGGATGGCCAGTTCACCGGTTTCGATATCGAGCTGTTTCTCAACGTCGTCTCCCGCCTCGGCTTTCCTAAAGACAAGGTGACGTTTACGGGTCAGGAATTTTCAGCGCTGCTGCCGTCGGTGGCAAACGAACGGTTCGATGTTGCCGTTGCGGCGATCGGAACCACCGAAGCCCGCAAGAAGACCGTCGACTTTTCCGACGGCTATCTTGCCGGTTACCTCTCGGTCCTAACCGCGGATGCCGGCATCAAGGATGCCGACGGCCTCAAGGGCAAGCGTCTCGGCGTCGTCCAGGGCACCTTGCAGGAAGTCTATGCGGCCAAGAATTTCGGAGAGACCGATCTGGTGAAATTCCCCGACAACAATTCGGCCGTCGCCGCCCTCAACAACGGCACGGTCGATGCGCATTTTCTCGACTACGAGGCTGCCAAACAATATGGCGAGCGCTATCCCGCTCTGAAGGTTGCGGTCAACATCCCGTCCTTCGATGCGCCGGCGGGCTTCGTGATCCGTAAGGGAAATGACGCCTTCCGCACGGCGCTGAACGGCGCCCTTCACGACGCAATGCAGGATGGCACCTGGAAGACCCTCTACGAGAAATGGTTCCCGGGTTCGCCGATGCCGGACCAGTATCTTCCCAAGAAGTAA
- a CDS encoding ABC transporter substrate-binding protein, with the protein MKLHLVVACFSTAMIGLSAGSVHADDAKSNVTVVLAETVDVVEPCMAARQDVGRVISENVNEMLVEFDYVNGGLKPRLATEWSKIDDDTWEFKLRPNVKWHDGKPFTAKDVQFTIERNKNKKLSCETGGKYFGGTEFSFETPDANTIRITTKPAQPILPLLMTVMAVESAEATPADEFTRKPIGTGPYTFDKWEIGQSIVLKRNPDYWGEKPQVEQATYLFRSDSAVAAAMVDAGEADIVPAVSVQDATNKETDFAYPNSETTSLRIDTRAAPLNDRRIREAMNLAIDRQAMLGTLFPEQAKIATQLVVPTTIGYNADIPAWPYDPEKAKELVKAAKADGVPVDQQIRIIGRNGQYPNATEAMEAMMAMLQDVGLNVKLDMYDVSVWNGYFVAPFVADSGPTLTQSQHDNATGDPVFTAFVKYATDGSHSMVRDPAVDALIAKATSATGEERTKLWKELFAKVNTDIIADIPMFHMVGFTRVSPRLDFKPTIATNSELQLSQIRFK; encoded by the coding sequence ATGAAACTGCATTTGGTCGTTGCCTGTTTTTCAACCGCGATGATCGGGCTGAGCGCTGGCTCGGTTCACGCTGACGATGCCAAGAGCAACGTCACCGTCGTGCTCGCGGAAACCGTCGATGTCGTCGAGCCCTGCATGGCCGCGCGCCAGGACGTCGGCCGGGTCATTTCTGAGAACGTCAACGAGATGCTGGTCGAATTCGACTACGTCAATGGTGGTCTCAAACCCCGCCTGGCGACGGAATGGTCGAAGATCGACGACGACACCTGGGAGTTCAAGCTGCGCCCGAATGTCAAATGGCACGATGGCAAGCCGTTCACCGCCAAAGATGTCCAGTTCACGATCGAGCGCAACAAGAACAAGAAGCTCAGCTGTGAAACCGGCGGCAAATATTTCGGCGGCACGGAATTCAGCTTCGAGACGCCGGATGCCAACACGATCCGCATTACGACAAAACCGGCCCAGCCGATCCTTCCGCTGCTGATGACGGTGATGGCCGTGGAGTCGGCCGAAGCGACACCGGCAGACGAATTCACCCGCAAGCCGATCGGCACCGGCCCCTATACCTTCGACAAATGGGAGATTGGCCAGTCTATCGTGCTGAAGCGCAATCCGGACTATTGGGGGGAGAAGCCGCAAGTGGAGCAGGCGACCTATCTGTTCCGCTCAGACAGTGCGGTCGCAGCGGCCATGGTCGATGCCGGCGAAGCCGACATCGTTCCGGCCGTATCGGTGCAGGATGCCACCAACAAGGAAACCGATTTCGCCTATCCGAATTCGGAGACGACATCGCTGCGCATCGATACGCGCGCAGCGCCGCTCAACGACCGGCGCATACGCGAAGCGATGAACCTCGCTATCGATCGTCAGGCCATGCTCGGAACGCTGTTTCCCGAACAGGCGAAGATCGCCACGCAGCTCGTCGTCCCCACAACGATCGGCTACAATGCCGATATCCCCGCCTGGCCTTATGATCCCGAAAAAGCAAAGGAATTGGTCAAGGCGGCGAAAGCCGACGGCGTCCCGGTCGATCAACAGATCCGCATCATCGGTCGCAATGGGCAATATCCCAACGCCACCGAAGCGATGGAAGCGATGATGGCCATGCTTCAGGACGTCGGTTTGAACGTCAAGCTCGACATGTACGACGTTTCCGTGTGGAACGGCTATTTCGTTGCACCCTTCGTCGCCGATTCCGGTCCGACATTGACCCAGTCGCAGCACGACAATGCGACCGGCGATCCCGTCTTCACCGCCTTCGTGAAATACGCGACAGACGGTTCTCACTCCATGGTTCGGGATCCAGCGGTGGACGCCCTCATCGCCAAGGCGACCTCAGCCACCGGCGAGGAGCGCACGAAACTCTGGAAGGAGCTTTTCGCCAAGGTGAACACCGATATCATCGCCGATATCCCGATGTTTCATATGGTCGGCTTCACCCGCGTTTCGCCGCGTCTCGACTTCAAGCCGACGATCGCGACGAATTCCGAACTGCAGCTGTCGCAGATCCGCTTCAAGTAA
- a CDS encoding Ldh family oxidoreductase — protein MPMPLIDRIALTQFAEQILTGAGMEADKAETTAAVLVEGDMIGHETHGVSLLNWYVEALEDGSLAKSGSYEVVNDRGAAFVWDGKSLPGAWLLTKAIDQACERVRDHGVVTAAIRNCHHTCALSAFMRQVTEQGLIVELSVSHPAASRVAPYGGTKPLLTPNPMAAGFPTSGDPILIDVSASITTTTMTQNLAKAGEKFPEAWAFTAAGEPTDDPREVTERGGTMMPLGGRLKGHKGFGLGLIVELLGQGLSGKGRANAPPGVFSQSAFLQIIDPAFFAGLDAFTTQSDFLASACRSNPSAPWNNGPVRMPGDSAARKRRSALEEGVPVGEVPWDRLCKHAEMLGLPIPDVVGLRGQG, from the coding sequence ATGCCTATGCCGCTGATTGACCGCATTGCCCTGACCCAATTCGCCGAGCAGATATTGACCGGCGCCGGGATGGAGGCCGACAAGGCCGAAACAACGGCCGCCGTCCTGGTGGAGGGCGACATGATCGGCCATGAAACGCATGGCGTCAGCCTTCTGAACTGGTATGTCGAAGCATTGGAAGACGGTTCGCTGGCGAAGTCCGGCAGCTATGAAGTGGTCAATGATCGCGGCGCGGCCTTTGTCTGGGACGGCAAATCCTTGCCCGGCGCATGGCTTTTGACCAAGGCGATCGACCAGGCCTGCGAACGTGTTCGCGATCATGGCGTCGTCACCGCGGCAATCCGAAACTGCCATCATACCTGCGCTCTGTCAGCCTTCATGCGGCAGGTTACCGAGCAGGGGCTGATCGTGGAGCTGTCGGTGTCGCATCCCGCGGCAAGCCGCGTCGCGCCCTATGGCGGCACGAAACCGCTTCTGACGCCGAATCCGATGGCGGCCGGCTTCCCGACATCCGGAGATCCGATCCTGATCGACGTCTCGGCTTCGATCACCACCACGACGATGACGCAAAACTTGGCGAAGGCCGGCGAAAAATTCCCCGAGGCCTGGGCTTTCACCGCCGCAGGCGAGCCGACCGATGATCCACGCGAGGTGACCGAGCGCGGCGGGACGATGATGCCGCTCGGTGGCCGGCTGAAGGGACATAAGGGCTTTGGGCTCGGGCTGATCGTCGAGTTGCTGGGGCAGGGGCTTTCCGGCAAGGGACGGGCGAACGCCCCGCCCGGTGTGTTTTCGCAAAGCGCCTTTCTTCAAATCATCGACCCCGCCTTTTTCGCCGGGCTGGATGCCTTTACCACGCAGTCCGATTTTCTCGCCTCCGCATGCCGCAGCAACCCTTCCGCGCCCTGGAACAACGGCCCTGTCCGCATGCCGGGCGACAGCGCAGCCCGAAAGCGCCGCTCGGCGTTGGAGGAAGGCGTGCCGGTCGGCGAAGTGCCTTGGGACAGGCTCTGTAAACACGCCGAGATGCTGGGTTTGCCGATTCCTGACGTCGTCGGCCTGAGGGGGCAGGGCTGA
- a CDS encoding LacI family DNA-binding transcriptional regulator has protein sequence MEDSAHPKRSVTVADVAKAAKVSKATAARVLGGYGVVSDTIKHQVMAAAAALEYRPNELARSMSTGRSGIIGVVVGDIENAFFSLAVRGISDAARLAGFNVIIANSGEHLDAERSAVDLLIGKRVDGLIVTPARCDRLDHLQHVRRAGVPLVLFDRTIPELDVDSVTGDDREAALSATRYMIGQGHRRLAYVSAMDADKDGLTDIALISNSAVRERVEGFACALTEAGLSNPLHSVRLGATDQHQTDAVINRLLSEISPPTALLASDSLVGLRIFKSLQSLGLSIPHDVSMISFLDADWTSVTVPPITIVDQRVYELGKLAGERLVARIERTPLAVERLRVATSLVVRGSVAMIGR, from the coding sequence ATGGAAGATTCCGCTCACCCGAAACGGTCCGTCACGGTCGCCGACGTCGCCAAGGCCGCCAAGGTCTCGAAGGCGACGGCCGCGCGCGTGCTTGGCGGCTATGGCGTGGTCAGCGACACGATCAAGCATCAGGTGATGGCGGCGGCGGCGGCGCTCGAATACCGCCCGAACGAGCTTGCCCGGAGCATGAGCACCGGACGATCCGGCATCATCGGCGTCGTTGTCGGCGACATCGAGAACGCTTTCTTCAGCCTGGCGGTGCGCGGCATCAGCGATGCGGCCCGCCTCGCGGGCTTCAACGTCATCATCGCCAATTCGGGCGAACATCTCGATGCGGAAAGATCGGCTGTCGACCTACTGATCGGCAAGCGCGTCGATGGCCTGATTGTCACGCCGGCCCGCTGCGACCGCCTCGATCACCTGCAGCACGTCCGGCGCGCCGGCGTGCCGCTGGTGCTGTTCGACCGAACTATCCCGGAACTCGATGTCGACTCCGTGACCGGCGACGACCGGGAGGCGGCCCTCAGCGCGACCCGATATATGATCGGCCAAGGACATCGCCGCCTCGCCTATGTCTCCGCCATGGACGCCGACAAAGACGGGCTTACCGATATCGCACTTATCTCGAATTCCGCCGTGCGCGAACGCGTCGAAGGCTTCGCCTGCGCCCTGACCGAGGCGGGTTTGTCAAACCCTCTCCATTCCGTCAGGCTCGGCGCCACGGACCAGCATCAGACGGACGCTGTGATCAATCGCCTGCTCTCGGAAATATCGCCGCCGACGGCGCTGTTGGCATCTGACAGCCTGGTCGGCTTGCGCATTTTCAAGTCGCTGCAATCGCTCGGCCTGTCGATCCCACACGATGTCTCGATGATTTCCTTTCTGGACGCCGACTGGACCAGCGTCACCGTCCCACCTATCACCATCGTCGACCAGCGCGTCTACGAACTGGGCAAACTCGCCGGTGAACGGCTCGTCGCCCGCATCGAACGCACCCCTCTCGCCGTGGAACGTCTACGCGTCGCCACCAGCCTCGTCGTGCGCGGCTCCGTTGCGATGATCGGCCGGTGA